From Bdellovibrionales bacterium, one genomic window encodes:
- a CDS encoding undecaprenyl-diphosphate phosphatase, with the protein MSHLVSAQREGTQSMIENWINTVIMGLVEGITEFLPISSTGHLLLMDKILGFQGPAGNVFEIVIQSGAILAVVVVYFQRLWQVAVTAPKNAKAQRFIAAVLLAFLPAMVIGFFAHDFIKAVLFNPTIIAISFIVGGIAILVIEKKAPAPSINQIEAMPLKTALWIGFAQCLAMIPGVSRSGATIMGSLLLKVERKTAAEFSFFLAIPTMVAATVYDLYKNRDSLTLDDGAVIGVGFVVAFLSALVVVKTFVGFVGRHGFAPFAWYRIAAGIVALIALWVL; encoded by the coding sequence ATGAGCCATTTGGTATCAGCACAACGAGAGGGCACTCAATCAATGATCGAGAACTGGATCAATACCGTTATCATGGGCCTTGTCGAAGGCATCACCGAGTTTCTGCCCATCTCCTCAACGGGTCATTTGCTGCTGATGGACAAGATTTTGGGCTTTCAGGGTCCTGCGGGCAACGTCTTTGAGATCGTGATTCAGTCCGGCGCGATTCTGGCCGTTGTCGTCGTTTACTTCCAGCGCCTGTGGCAGGTCGCCGTAACCGCGCCCAAGAACGCAAAGGCGCAGCGCTTTATCGCCGCCGTCTTGCTGGCCTTCCTGCCCGCGATGGTCATCGGCTTTTTCGCGCACGATTTTATCAAGGCGGTTTTGTTTAACCCCACTATCATCGCCATTTCCTTTATCGTCGGAGGCATCGCCATTCTGGTGATTGAGAAGAAAGCCCCCGCGCCATCCATCAATCAGATCGAAGCCATGCCGCTGAAAACCGCGCTGTGGATCGGCTTTGCCCAATGCCTTGCCATGATTCCGGGCGTATCGCGTTCAGGCGCGACAATCATGGGATCGCTTTTGCTGAAGGTCGAGAGGAAAACCGCCGCCGAGTTTTCCTTTTTCCTTGCCATCCCCACGATGGTCGCGGCCACGGTCTATGACCTTTACAAAAACCGTGATTCTCTTACGCTGGATGATGGCGCGGTGATTGGCGTCGGGTTTGTGGTCGCGTTTCTTTCGGCGCTTGTCGTCGTCAAAACCTTTGTCGGGTTTGTGGGCCGCCACGGCTTCGCACCGTTCGCGTGGTATCGCATCGCGGCGGGCATCGTCGCGCTTATCGCGTTGTGGGTGCTTTAG
- the fabI gene encoding enoyl-ACP reductase FabI: MESKGINAPLTGRMMEGKRGLIMGVANDRSIAWGIAQVCAAHGAEIAFTYQGEALQKRVVPLANSLNSPIIEPCDVTDEASLDRLFAVIKEKWGHLDFVVHGIAYSDKTELDGHYVNTTRSNFLKTMDISCYSFTAVAQRAVPLMNEGGSLLTLSYIGAERVMPHYNVMGVAKAALEASVRYLSVDLGAQNIRVNAISAGPIKTLAASGIGDFRYIMRWNEINAPMRRNVTTIEVGHSALYLLSDLGAGVTGEVMHVDSGYHNIGMMAVEQAEPVTELLSGFLAK, from the coding sequence ATGGAGAGCAAAGGAATCAACGCGCCACTAACGGGGCGGATGATGGAAGGCAAGCGCGGCCTTATTATGGGCGTGGCCAATGATCGCTCCATTGCTTGGGGAATCGCGCAGGTTTGCGCGGCCCATGGCGCGGAAATTGCCTTCACCTATCAGGGCGAGGCGTTGCAAAAGCGCGTTGTGCCATTGGCCAATTCGCTGAACTCGCCAATCATTGAGCCTTGCGACGTGACGGATGAGGCCAGCCTTGACCGTCTGTTCGCGGTGATCAAGGAAAAATGGGGTCATCTGGATTTTGTCGTTCACGGCATCGCCTATTCCGACAAGACCGAGCTGGACGGGCATTACGTTAACACAACGCGCTCCAACTTTTTAAAGACGATGGATATCTCGTGCTATTCCTTCACCGCCGTGGCGCAGCGCGCTGTGCCGCTGATGAACGAGGGCGGCAGTTTGCTGACGCTCAGCTATATCGGGGCCGAGCGCGTCATGCCGCATTACAACGTGATGGGCGTGGCCAAGGCCGCGCTGGAAGCCAGCGTGCGCTATCTGTCCGTTGATCTGGGCGCACAAAACATTCGCGTGAACGCAATCTCGGCGGGGCCGATCAAGACTCTGGCCGCCAGCGGTATCGGCGATTTCCGCTATATCATGCGCTGGAACGAGATCAACGCGCCGATGCGCCGTAACGTCACGACGATTGAAGTGGGGCATTCGGCCCTTTATTTGCTCAGTGATTTGGGCGCGGGCGTGACGGGTGAAGTGATGCACGTCGATAGCGGGTATCACAATATCGGCATGATGGCGGTTGAGCAGGCCGAGCCTGTGACCGAGCTTCTCAGCGGCTTTTTGGCGAAATGA
- the aroC gene encoding chorismate synthase, translated as MSNSFGSLFRFTTWGESHGSAIGVVIDGCPARLPLTEADIQPFLDKRKPGQSPLTTQRQEADTVKILSGTFEGQTTGTPISLMIENTDQRSKDYSEIKDKFRPGHADYTYQTKYGIRDYRGGGRSSARETACRVAAGAVARKVLGEGITVRGAMVQIGEHIVDRSEWNWGEVDRNPVFSPNAKAAVFWQNYLEEIRKGGQSVGAVVEVHASGVPAGWGDPLYDKLDSDIARALMSINAVKGVEIGSGFAAAALTGAVNADEMRKGKDGKPVFLSNHAGGILGGISTGQDIVARFALKPTSSILTPHQTIDVQGENTEIVTKGRHDPCVGIRAVPVGEAMVACVLADAMLRQKAYQ; from the coding sequence ATGTCTAATTCTTTCGGCTCCCTGTTTCGCTTCACGACATGGGGGGAAAGCCACGGCTCTGCGATTGGTGTTGTGATTGATGGCTGCCCCGCTCGCTTGCCCCTGACCGAGGCGGATATCCAACCCTTTTTGGACAAGCGCAAACCCGGCCAGTCGCCCTTGACGACGCAACGGCAGGAAGCCGATACGGTCAAGATCCTGTCGGGCACGTTTGAAGGGCAGACGACGGGCACTCCCATCAGCCTCATGATCGAAAACACGGATCAACGCTCTAAAGATTACAGCGAGATTAAAGATAAATTCCGTCCGGGCCATGCGGATTACACCTATCAGACCAAATACGGCATTCGCGATTATCGCGGCGGCGGACGCTCTAGCGCGCGCGAGACGGCTTGCCGCGTCGCGGCGGGCGCGGTGGCGCGTAAGGTTTTGGGCGAAGGCATTACGGTGCGCGGTGCGATGGTGCAAATCGGCGAACATATTGTGGATCGCAGCGAATGGAACTGGGGCGAGGTTGATCGCAATCCCGTCTTCAGTCCCAATGCTAAGGCGGCGGTATTTTGGCAAAATTATCTTGAAGAAATCCGTAAGGGTGGCCAGTCCGTTGGCGCGGTGGTTGAGGTTCATGCCAGCGGCGTTCCCGCTGGGTGGGGCGATCCTCTCTATGACAAGCTGGATAGCGACATTGCGCGCGCGCTGATGTCCATCAACGCCGTGAAGGGCGTGGAGATTGGTAGTGGCTTTGCGGCGGCGGCGCTTACGGGCGCGGTAAATGCCGATGAAATGCGAAAGGGCAAGGATGGTAAGCCCGTTTTCCTTTCCAATCATGCGGGCGGCATTCTGGGCGGTATCTCGACGGGGCAGGACATTGTGGCGCGTTTTGCGCTGAAGCCGACCAGCTCAATCCTCACGCCGCACCAGACCATCGATGTGCAGGGCGAGAATACGGAAATTGTGACCAAGGGCCGCCATGACCCTTGCGTGGGGATTCGCGCCGTGCCCGTAGGCGAGGCGATGGTGGCCTGCGTTCTGGCCGACGCCATGCTGCGGCAAAAGGCGTATCAATAG